In Amycolatopsis jiangsuensis, the following proteins share a genomic window:
- a CDS encoding M20 metallopeptidase family protein, whose translation MTEFVSRWRAALAEELPAAIELRHRLHADPRASGDEEDTARLVAAAIGAGAGERAAKTGRLIDLPGQHPGPAVALRAEMDALPVTERTGVAWASKSGLMHACGHDVHLAALVAVCRAARRTGVPRPLVAVLQPREETAPSGAQDLVESGALEGHDVDTVIAAHVQPRLAYGVVSAAPGPVNASTDEFEITVHGQGGHAGYPHLLRDPVLALSQLVVSLQQVASRRIDPVHGAVCTVGRIQAGTAANVVPTTASALGSLRLMRAADRENALDMLADITHSTARAYGCTAEVRINPCEPVLVNDPALATAAQSWLLRGGADLDVDFRSFGADDFAHYCGGGTRGLMLFVGLGDTAGARSLHDELFLPGDDAVGLVADALLAGYLAAASGPEYPPLSATGP comes from the coding sequence ATGACCGAATTCGTCAGCCGCTGGCGCGCGGCGCTGGCCGAGGAACTGCCCGCCGCGATCGAGCTGCGGCACCGGCTGCACGCCGACCCCCGGGCATCCGGCGACGAGGAGGACACCGCACGCCTGGTCGCCGCCGCGATCGGCGCCGGCGCCGGCGAGCGGGCCGCCAAGACCGGCAGGCTGATCGACCTGCCGGGGCAGCACCCGGGTCCCGCGGTGGCGCTGCGCGCCGAGATGGACGCGCTCCCGGTGACCGAACGCACCGGCGTCGCGTGGGCCTCGAAATCGGGCTTGATGCACGCGTGCGGCCACGACGTGCACCTGGCCGCCCTGGTCGCGGTGTGCCGCGCGGCACGGCGGACCGGTGTGCCGAGGCCGCTGGTGGCGGTGCTGCAGCCGCGGGAGGAGACCGCCCCGTCCGGCGCGCAGGACCTGGTCGAATCCGGGGCGCTGGAAGGCCACGACGTGGACACGGTGATCGCCGCGCACGTGCAGCCCCGGCTCGCGTACGGCGTCGTCTCGGCCGCGCCAGGGCCGGTGAACGCGTCCACCGACGAGTTCGAGATCACCGTGCACGGCCAAGGCGGCCACGCCGGCTATCCGCACCTGCTGCGCGATCCGGTGCTCGCGTTGAGTCAGCTCGTGGTGAGCCTGCAGCAGGTCGCCAGCCGGCGGATCGATCCGGTGCACGGCGCGGTCTGCACGGTCGGGCGGATCCAGGCCGGCACGGCCGCGAACGTGGTGCCCACCACCGCGTCCGCGCTCGGCTCGCTGCGGCTGATGCGCGCCGCCGACCGGGAGAACGCGCTGGACATGCTGGCCGACATCACGCACTCCACCGCGCGTGCCTACGGCTGCACGGCCGAGGTGCGGATCAACCCCTGCGAACCGGTGTTGGTGAACGACCCGGCGCTCGCCACCGCCGCCCAGTCCTGGCTGCTGCGCGGCGGCGCCGACCTCGACGTGGACTTCCGCTCGTTCGGCGCGGACGATTTCGCGCACTACTGCGGCGGCGGCACCCGCGGGCTGATGCTCTTCGTCGGGCTCGGCGACACCGCCGGTGCGCGCAGCCTGCACGACGAGCTGTTCCTGCCCGGTGACGACGCGGTCGGGCTGGTCGCGGACGCGCTGCTGGCCGGCTACCTCGCCGCGGCCTCCGGTCCGGAGTACCCGCCGCTGTCCGCGACCGGTCCGTGA
- a CDS encoding peptidoglycan recognition protein family protein — MAFDIGQLPRRTFLHGVAGLGAAAAGLVLPGVAMAAEEPRIYSCAEWGARPPADPLTTLGHPADRVLIHHIACPNSTDYSLEHAFQVARDDQADHMDNNGWSDAGQHFTVSRGGYRLEGRHGSLDALRSGTEIVRAAHCPGQNDNAIGIENEGTYTEVDPPEAQWESLVVLVAHVCRQYGIPPEEIKGHRDYYNTECPGDRLYAKLPELRSRVARHLTG, encoded by the coding sequence ATGGCTTTCGACATCGGGCAACTGCCTCGGCGGACGTTTCTGCACGGAGTGGCCGGTCTGGGTGCCGCGGCGGCGGGGCTCGTCCTGCCCGGGGTGGCGATGGCGGCGGAGGAGCCGCGGATCTACAGCTGCGCCGAGTGGGGTGCGCGTCCGCCCGCGGACCCGCTCACCACGCTCGGCCATCCGGCCGACCGGGTGCTCATCCACCACATCGCGTGCCCCAACAGCACGGACTACTCGCTCGAGCACGCGTTCCAGGTGGCGCGCGACGACCAGGCCGACCACATGGACAACAACGGCTGGTCCGACGCCGGCCAGCACTTCACCGTTTCCCGCGGCGGCTACCGCCTCGAGGGACGGCACGGCAGCCTGGACGCGTTGCGCAGCGGCACGGAGATCGTCCGCGCCGCACACTGCCCCGGCCAGAACGACAACGCCATCGGCATCGAGAACGAAGGCACCTACACGGAGGTGGACCCGCCGGAAGCACAGTGGGAGTCGCTGGTGGTGCTGGTCGCGCATGTGTGCCGCCAATACGGCATCCCGCCCGAGGAGATCAAGGGCCACCGCGACTACTACAACACCGAATGCCCCGGCGACAGGCTGTACGCGAAACTGCCCGAACTACGCTCCCGCGTCGCCCGGCACCTGACGGGCTGA
- a CDS encoding Uma2 family endonuclease, giving the protein MPAEQLARGTVELVDGVIIVSPLARLEHQRLVGRLWGQLSSGASPRWEVLPGANLVLGNRNNRLLIPDLVVSNAPGLEGVSLTEKEAVLVAEIESPSTRLQDRIFKKALYAEAFIPYYLLVDPEQQSATVFRLVGGEYAPHAKSAAGVLTLVEPFEAEVDLRG; this is encoded by the coding sequence TTGCCCGCTGAGCAGCTTGCACGCGGGACGGTCGAACTCGTGGACGGGGTCATCATCGTGAGCCCGCTGGCCAGGCTCGAGCACCAGCGGCTCGTCGGACGATTGTGGGGCCAGTTGAGTTCCGGCGCCTCGCCACGCTGGGAGGTGCTACCGGGCGCCAATCTCGTGCTGGGGAACCGCAACAATCGGTTGCTGATCCCCGACCTGGTGGTCAGCAACGCACCGGGACTCGAAGGCGTCAGCCTCACCGAGAAGGAAGCCGTCCTGGTCGCCGAGATCGAGTCGCCGTCCACGCGGCTGCAGGATCGGATCTTCAAGAAGGCGCTCTACGCCGAGGCGTTCATCCCGTACTACCTGCTGGTGGATCCGGAGCAGCAGTCGGCCACCGTCTTCCGGCTCGTCGGCGGGGAGTACGCGCCGCACGCGAAGAGTGCGGCCGGCGTGCTGACGCTGGTCGAACCGTTCGAGGCGGAGGTGGATCTGCGCGGCTGA
- the lgt gene encoding prolipoprotein diacylglyceryl transferase has product MYSAAFLATIPSPDRGVWHLGPIPIRAYALCIIAGIILAIWWGERRWAARGGTQGTVLDVAVFAVPFGLVGGRIYHVITDPELYFTEGRNPWNAFAIWDGGLGIWGAVALGGVGAWIACRRKGIPLPALADAIAPGIIAAQAIGRLGNYFNQELYGAHTDLPWGLEIYQRFNPQTGAPDGLAGVATGNIPLPDSPVHPTFLYELIWNLLIAALVVWADRRFKLGHGRAFALYVGGYTVGRCWIELMRTDTANHILGLRVNVWTSILVFAGAVVYLVVAGRRGPREAPESLRSKDDERRTADTADPAAEPADPESTSDTEARDEVPATAKGEPERPGES; this is encoded by the coding sequence GTGTACTCCGCAGCCTTCCTGGCCACGATCCCGAGCCCCGACCGCGGTGTCTGGCACCTGGGGCCGATCCCCATCCGTGCCTACGCGCTGTGCATCATCGCCGGCATCATCCTGGCGATCTGGTGGGGGGAACGCCGCTGGGCGGCCCGTGGCGGCACCCAGGGCACGGTGCTCGACGTCGCGGTGTTCGCGGTGCCGTTCGGCCTGGTCGGCGGGCGGATCTACCATGTGATCACCGATCCCGAGCTGTACTTCACCGAGGGCCGGAACCCGTGGAACGCGTTCGCCATCTGGGACGGCGGGCTCGGCATCTGGGGCGCGGTCGCCCTCGGCGGCGTGGGTGCCTGGATCGCCTGCCGGCGCAAGGGCATCCCGCTGCCCGCGCTGGCCGACGCGATCGCGCCGGGCATCATCGCCGCGCAGGCCATCGGGCGCCTCGGCAACTACTTCAACCAGGAACTCTACGGCGCGCACACCGATCTGCCCTGGGGCCTGGAGATCTATCAGCGGTTCAACCCGCAGACCGGGGCGCCGGACGGGCTCGCCGGCGTGGCCACCGGCAACATCCCGCTGCCGGACAGCCCGGTGCACCCGACGTTCCTGTACGAGCTGATCTGGAACCTGCTCATCGCCGCGCTGGTCGTCTGGGCCGACCGCCGGTTCAAGCTCGGCCACGGCCGCGCGTTCGCGCTGTACGTCGGGGGGTACACGGTCGGCCGCTGCTGGATCGAGCTGATGCGCACGGACACCGCCAACCACATCCTCGGCCTGCGGGTCAACGTGTGGACCTCGATCCTGGTCTTCGCCGGTGCCGTGGTGTACCTGGTCGTGGCCGGCCGTCGCGGCCCCCGCGAAGCCCCGGAATCCTTGCGCAGCAAGGACGACGAGCGCCGGACCGCCGACACGGCCGATCCCGCCGCGGAGCCGGCCGACCCGGAGTCCACCTCGGACACCGAGGCCCGCGACGAGGTACCCGCCACGGCCAAGGGGGAACCCGAAAGGCCCGGCGAGTCCTGA
- a CDS encoding winged helix-turn-helix transcriptional regulator encodes MQDPCEAREVLGIVGDKWALLVVRMLKDGPRRFTELKRAIDGISQRMLTVTLRDLERDGILTRTVRNVMPPHVSYELTTMGRTLREATAPLLDWSITHLPEIDAARVTYDRRQRAASEEQ; translated from the coding sequence ATGCAGGACCCGTGCGAAGCCCGCGAAGTACTCGGCATCGTCGGGGACAAGTGGGCGCTGCTGGTCGTACGCATGCTCAAGGACGGCCCGCGGCGCTTCACCGAGCTCAAACGGGCCATCGACGGCATCAGCCAGCGCATGCTCACCGTGACGCTGCGCGACCTCGAGCGCGACGGAATCCTGACGCGCACGGTCCGCAACGTCATGCCACCGCACGTCAGCTACGAGCTGACCACGATGGGCCGGACCCTGCGCGAGGCCACCGCGCCGCTGCTCGACTGGAGCATCACGCATCTGCCGGAAATCGACGCCGCCCGCGTGACCTACGACCGACGGCAGCGCGCGGCTTCGGAAGAACAGTGA
- the gltB gene encoding glutamate synthase large subunit: MIFSAIPGKQGLYDPETEQDSCGVAMVADVQGRRSHGIVTDGLTALTNLDHRGASGAEPTSGDGAGILLQLPDELLRAEAGFALPGSGGYAAGIAFLPADDEQRRKAAGLVERIAGEEGLEVLGWREVPVDAAAADLGPTARSVMPHFAMLFVASQHDETGLALDRLAFCLRKRVEHESRTAGCGTYFPSLSARTIVYKGMLTPEQLPRFFTDLTDRRLASAIALVHSRFSTNTFPSWPLAHPFRFVAHNGEINTIRGNRNRMRAREALLESDLLPGDLTRLFPICSADASDSASFDEVLELLHLSGRSLPHAVLMMIPEAWENHATMDPQRRAFYQFHASLMEPWDGPACVTFTDGRLVGAVLDRNGLRPARWWHTADDRVVLASEAGVLDVAPADVVAKGRLKPGRMFLVDTEAGRIVDDEEVKSALAAKQQYGDWLHAGLLKLAELPDRDHVVQSHDSVLRRQLAFGYTEEELKILLAPMAANGAEPIGSMGSDTPVAVLSQRSRLLYEYFKQNFAQVTNPPLDAIREELVTSLSRIMGPERNLLAPGPASCRHLNLPYPVIDNDELAKLIHINDDGDLPGFACSVLSGLYEVDGGADALRIAIERVRREASEAIAAGARTLVLSDRDSDHRMAPIPSLLLVSSVHHHLVRTKERLRVALVVETGDAREVHHVALLLGYGAAAVNPYLAFETIEDMIAQGAVTGLESAKAVGNYVQALVKGVLKIMSKMGISTVGAYTAAQVFESLGLSQELLDEYFTGTSSKLGGVGLEVLAEEVAVRHRRAFPDNPTDRVHRGLDTGGEYAYRREGELHLFTPETVFLLQHASKTGREEVYRSYTEEVHRLYREGGTLRGLFAFRDGVREPVPIDEVEPAESILRRFNTGAMSYGSISAEAHETLAIAMNRIGGRSNTGEGGEDPERLYDEQRRSAIKQVASGRFGVTSEYLVNADDIQIKMAQGAKPGEGGQLPPNKVYPWIARTRHSTPGVGLISPPPHHDIYSIEDLAQLIHDLKNANERARVHVKLVSSLGVGTVAAGVSKAHADVVLISGHDGGTGASPMNSLKHAGTPWEIGLAETQQTLLLNGLRDRITVQVDGAMKTGRDVVVAALLGAEEYGFATAPLVVAGCVMMRVCHLDTCPVGVATQSPELRRRYTGQAEHVVRYFEFVAQEVRETLAQLGFRTLDEAIGHAEVLNTDEAVTHWKAAGLDLAPIFDMPAETPYGGAKRRVRAQDHGLEHALDRTLIQLAEAALEDAHPVRLELPVRNVNRTVGTLLGSEVTRRYGGAGLPDDTVHVVLTGSAGQSLGAFLPSGITLDLVGDANDYVGKGLSGGRIVVRPHPEAGFTAERQTIAGNTLAYGATGGELFLRGQVGERFCVRNSGATVVAEGVGDHAFEYMTGGRAVVLGPTGRNVAAGMSGGTAYVLDLDPAKVNGDMVDLLPPDAEDLSWLKETVRRHHDLTRSAVAASLLGDWTRRAAGFTKVMPRDYRRVLEAAKAAKAAGRDVDEAIMEAARG; the protein is encoded by the coding sequence ATGATCTTCTCCGCCATTCCCGGCAAGCAGGGTCTGTACGACCCGGAGACCGAGCAGGACTCCTGTGGGGTGGCCATGGTGGCCGACGTGCAGGGCCGTCGTTCGCACGGCATCGTCACCGACGGTCTCACCGCGCTCACCAATCTGGACCACCGCGGCGCCTCGGGCGCCGAGCCGACCAGTGGCGACGGCGCGGGCATCCTGCTCCAGCTGCCCGACGAGCTGCTGCGCGCGGAGGCCGGTTTCGCTCTGCCCGGCAGCGGCGGATACGCCGCGGGCATCGCGTTCCTGCCCGCCGACGACGAGCAGCGCCGCAAGGCGGCCGGGCTGGTCGAGCGCATCGCGGGCGAGGAAGGGCTGGAAGTCCTCGGCTGGCGCGAGGTTCCGGTGGACGCCGCCGCCGCGGACCTCGGCCCCACCGCGCGGTCGGTGATGCCGCACTTCGCCATGCTCTTCGTGGCCTCCCAACACGACGAGACCGGGCTGGCGCTGGACCGGCTGGCGTTCTGCCTGCGCAAGCGCGTGGAGCACGAGAGCCGCACCGCCGGCTGCGGGACCTACTTCCCGTCGCTGTCCGCGCGCACGATCGTCTACAAGGGCATGCTGACGCCCGAGCAGCTGCCCCGGTTCTTCACCGACCTCACCGACCGGCGGCTGGCCAGCGCGATCGCGCTGGTGCACTCGCGGTTCTCCACGAACACGTTCCCGTCGTGGCCGCTGGCGCACCCGTTCCGGTTCGTGGCGCACAACGGCGAGATCAACACCATCCGCGGCAACCGCAACCGGATGCGGGCCCGCGAGGCGCTGCTGGAGTCCGACCTGCTGCCGGGCGATCTGACCCGGCTGTTCCCGATCTGCTCGGCGGACGCGTCGGACTCGGCCTCCTTCGACGAGGTGCTCGAACTGCTGCACCTGTCCGGCCGCTCGCTGCCGCACGCGGTGCTGATGATGATTCCGGAGGCGTGGGAGAACCACGCCACGATGGACCCGCAGCGGCGCGCGTTCTACCAGTTCCACGCGAGCCTGATGGAGCCGTGGGACGGCCCGGCGTGCGTCACGTTCACCGACGGGCGGCTGGTCGGCGCGGTGCTCGACCGCAACGGCCTGCGCCCGGCCCGCTGGTGGCACACCGCCGACGACCGGGTGGTCCTGGCCAGTGAGGCCGGGGTGCTCGACGTCGCCCCGGCCGACGTGGTGGCCAAGGGCCGGCTCAAGCCGGGCCGGATGTTCCTGGTGGACACCGAGGCCGGGCGAATCGTGGACGACGAGGAGGTCAAGTCCGCGCTCGCGGCCAAGCAGCAGTACGGCGACTGGCTGCACGCCGGTCTGCTCAAGCTCGCCGAGCTGCCCGACCGGGACCACGTGGTGCAAAGCCATGATTCGGTGCTGCGTCGCCAGCTCGCCTTCGGCTACACCGAGGAGGAGCTGAAGATCCTGCTCGCGCCGATGGCCGCCAACGGTGCCGAGCCGATCGGCTCGATGGGCTCGGACACCCCGGTCGCCGTGCTGTCGCAGCGCTCGCGGCTGCTCTACGAGTACTTCAAGCAGAACTTCGCGCAGGTCACCAATCCGCCGCTGGACGCGATCCGCGAGGAGCTGGTCACCTCGCTGAGCCGGATCATGGGCCCGGAGCGCAATCTGCTCGCCCCCGGTCCGGCCTCGTGCCGGCATCTGAACCTGCCCTATCCGGTGATCGACAACGACGAGCTGGCCAAGCTCATCCACATCAACGACGACGGCGATCTGCCCGGCTTCGCCTGCAGTGTCCTTTCCGGACTGTATGAAGTGGACGGTGGGGCGGACGCGCTGCGGATCGCCATCGAGCGCGTGCGCAGGGAGGCGTCCGAGGCGATCGCCGCCGGGGCGCGCACGCTCGTGCTGTCCGATCGCGACTCCGACCACCGGATGGCGCCGATCCCGTCGCTGCTGCTGGTTTCGTCGGTGCACCACCACCTGGTGCGCACCAAGGAGCGGCTGCGCGTGGCGCTGGTGGTGGAGACCGGCGACGCCCGCGAGGTGCACCACGTCGCGCTGCTGCTGGGATACGGTGCCGCGGCGGTGAACCCGTACCTGGCCTTCGAGACGATCGAGGACATGATCGCCCAAGGCGCGGTGACCGGGCTCGAATCGGCGAAGGCGGTCGGCAACTACGTGCAGGCGCTCGTCAAGGGCGTGCTCAAGATCATGTCCAAGATGGGCATCTCCACCGTCGGTGCCTACACCGCGGCGCAGGTGTTCGAATCACTGGGCCTGAGTCAGGAACTGCTCGACGAGTACTTCACCGGCACGTCCTCGAAGCTCGGCGGCGTGGGGCTCGAGGTGCTGGCCGAGGAGGTCGCGGTGCGCCACCGCAGGGCCTTCCCGGACAACCCGACCGACCGGGTCCACCGTGGACTCGACACCGGCGGCGAATACGCCTACCGGCGCGAGGGTGAGCTGCACCTGTTCACCCCCGAGACGGTGTTCCTGTTGCAGCACGCGTCGAAGACCGGCCGCGAGGAGGTGTACCGCAGCTACACCGAGGAGGTGCACCGGCTCTACCGCGAGGGCGGCACGCTGCGCGGATTGTTCGCCTTCCGCGACGGCGTCCGGGAACCGGTGCCGATCGACGAAGTGGAGCCGGCCGAGTCGATCCTGCGGCGGTTCAACACCGGTGCGATGTCCTACGGCTCGATTTCCGCCGAGGCACACGAAACGCTGGCCATCGCGATGAACCGGATCGGCGGGCGGTCCAACACCGGCGAGGGCGGCGAGGACCCCGAGCGGCTCTACGACGAGCAGCGCCGCTCGGCGATCAAGCAGGTCGCGAGCGGCAGGTTCGGCGTGACCAGTGAGTACCTGGTCAACGCGGACGACATCCAGATCAAGATGGCCCAGGGCGCGAAGCCCGGGGAAGGCGGGCAGCTGCCGCCGAACAAGGTGTACCCGTGGATCGCGCGCACCCGGCACTCCACGCCCGGGGTCGGGCTGATCTCGCCGCCGCCGCACCACGACATCTATTCCATCGAGGACCTGGCCCAGCTCATCCACGACCTCAAGAACGCCAACGAGCGCGCCCGTGTGCACGTGAAGCTCGTGTCCTCGCTCGGCGTCGGCACGGTCGCGGCGGGCGTTTCGAAGGCGCACGCGGACGTGGTGCTGATCTCCGGGCACGACGGCGGCACCGGTGCCTCGCCGATGAACTCGCTCAAGCACGCGGGCACGCCGTGGGAGATCGGCCTCGCCGAAACCCAGCAGACGTTGCTGCTCAACGGTTTGCGCGACCGGATCACGGTGCAGGTGGACGGTGCCATGAAGACCGGCAGGGACGTGGTGGTCGCCGCGCTGCTCGGCGCCGAGGAGTACGGCTTCGCGACGGCCCCCCTCGTCGTCGCGGGCTGCGTGATGATGCGGGTGTGTCACCTGGACACCTGCCCGGTCGGGGTCGCGACGCAGAGCCCCGAGCTGCGCCGCCGCTACACCGGGCAGGCCGAGCACGTGGTGCGGTACTTCGAGTTCGTGGCTCAGGAGGTGCGGGAAACGCTGGCGCAGCTGGGTTTCCGCACACTCGACGAGGCTATCGGGCACGCCGAGGTGCTGAACACCGACGAGGCCGTCACGCACTGGAAGGCCGCGGGGCTGGACCTCGCGCCGATTTTCGACATGCCGGCGGAGACCCCGTACGGCGGGGCGAAGCGGCGGGTTCGCGCGCAGGACCACGGTCTGGAGCACGCGCTGGACCGCACGCTCATCCAGCTCGCCGAGGCGGCGCTGGAGGATGCCCACCCGGTGCGGCTCGAACTGCCGGTGCGCAACGTCAACCGCACCGTCGGCACGTTGCTGGGCTCGGAGGTCACCCGCCGCTACGGGGGCGCGGGACTGCCGGACGACACCGTGCACGTGGTGCTCACCGGGTCGGCCGGGCAGTCGCTCGGCGCCTTCCTGCCGAGCGGGATCACCCTGGACCTGGTCGGCGACGCGAACGACTACGTGGGCAAGGGCCTTTCCGGCGGCCGGATCGTGGTCCGGCCGCATCCCGAGGCCGGTTTCACCGCCGAACGCCAGACCATCGCGGGCAACACCCTCGCCTACGGCGCGACCGGTGGGGAGTTGTTCCTGCGCGGTCAGGTGGGGGAGCGGTTCTGCGTCCGCAACTCCGGTGCGACGGTGGTCGCCGAGGGCGTCGGCGACCACGCCTTCGAATACATGACCGGCGGCCGGGCCGTGGTGCTCGGCCCGACCGGGCGGAACGTGGCGGCCGGGATGTCCGGCGGCACCGCGTACGTGCTGGACCTCGACCCGGCGAAGGTGAACGGCGACATGGTGGACCTGCTGCCGCCGGACGCCGAGGACCTGTCCTGGCTCAAGGAGACGGTGCGCAGGCACCACGACCTCACCCGTTCGGCAGTGGCGGCGTCGCTGCTCGGCGACTGGACGCGGCGGGCGGCCGGGTTCACCAAGGTGATGCCGCGCGACTACCGGCGGGTCCTCGAAGCGGCCAAGGCGGCGAAGGCCGCGGGCCGCGATGTCGACGAAGCGATCATGGAGGCGGCTCGTGGCTGA
- a CDS encoding amidohydrolase family protein — MTALLDFVADAPLIDHHCHGVVAHDVDRGGFERMLTEADVVSPLGVSLFDSLIGLAVRARCAPVLDLPKHAPASDYLARRAELGVTEVNRRFLRATGTTDFLLDGGFQPGSVTTTAELADLSNARAHDVVRLEQVAEDVVRAGTTAAGFAADFDAELTRRAAGAVGVKSIAAYRVGLGLSGERPAPAEVADAAGRWLARVESGEPVRLADEVLHRHLVWAGIDRGLPVQFHVGYGDSDVDLHRCDPLLLTGLLRATRGSGVPILLLHNYPFHRRAAYLAQVFEHVFADVGLSTHNAGLRAPAVLAELLELIPFGKLLFSTDAFGLAELYHLGTGLFREGLSDFLRSALAADELSEVDAIRLVRLAGHENAARIYRLEPR; from the coding sequence ATGACCGCGCTGCTGGACTTCGTGGCCGATGCGCCGTTGATCGATCACCACTGCCACGGCGTGGTCGCCCACGACGTCGACCGCGGTGGGTTCGAGCGGATGCTCACCGAGGCTGACGTCGTCTCGCCGCTCGGGGTGTCTCTGTTCGATTCGCTCATCGGTCTCGCCGTGCGGGCCCGCTGCGCTCCCGTGCTCGACCTGCCGAAGCACGCGCCCGCTTCGGATTACCTCGCGCGTCGCGCCGAACTGGGCGTGACCGAGGTAAACCGGCGTTTCCTGCGCGCCACCGGTACCACGGACTTCCTCCTGGACGGCGGTTTCCAGCCCGGATCCGTGACCACCACGGCCGAGCTCGCGGACCTGTCGAACGCACGTGCCCACGACGTCGTGCGGCTGGAGCAGGTGGCCGAGGACGTCGTTCGCGCCGGGACCACCGCGGCCGGGTTCGCGGCGGACTTCGACGCCGAGCTGACGCGTCGTGCGGCCGGGGCGGTGGGGGTCAAATCCATTGCCGCCTACCGGGTCGGGCTCGGCCTGTCCGGCGAACGCCCGGCGCCCGCCGAGGTCGCCGACGCCGCCGGACGCTGGCTCGCCCGTGTCGAGTCCGGCGAACCTGTCCGGCTGGCCGACGAGGTCCTGCACCGGCACCTGGTGTGGGCGGGCATCGACCGCGGCCTGCCCGTGCAGTTCCACGTCGGGTACGGCGATTCCGACGTCGACCTGCACCGCTGCGATCCGCTCCTGCTCACCGGCCTGCTGCGGGCCACCCGGGGCAGCGGCGTGCCGATCCTGCTGCTGCACAACTACCCGTTCCACCGCCGGGCCGCCTACCTCGCGCAGGTCTTCGAGCACGTCTTCGCCGACGTCGGCCTCAGCACGCACAACGCCGGGCTCCGCGCGCCTGCTGTGCTCGCCGAGCTGCTCGAACTGATCCCGTTCGGAAAGCTGCTGTTCTCCACCGACGCGTTCGGCCTCGCCGAGCTGTACCACCTCGGCACCGGCCTGTTCCGCGAGGGCCTGTCCGATTTCCTGCGCTCCGCGCTCGCCGCCGACGAACTGTCCGAAGTGGACGCGATCCGGCTCGTCCGGCTGGCGGGCCACGAGAACGCGGCCCGGATCTACCGGCTGGAGCCCCGATGA
- a CDS encoding alpha/beta fold hydrolase, whose product MATFLLVHGAWHSGRSWDRVVPLLEAAGHRVFAPSLTGYGDKASLLSPEVGLGTHVGEIAGLIEDERLDDVVLVGHSYAGMVISGVSGRVPERIARLVFLDAMVPEDGETAVDVIPVTKQLVDAAVDGWRVPPLPEQPPPLGLFGVTDPGDVAWLRSMLSDQPVGCLVEPVRLDNPAARTIPRTHIHSVGNRPPDITRRPVPANEPVRELPTGHDSMITMPAELTELLLEAAQPPR is encoded by the coding sequence ATGGCTACCTTTCTGCTGGTACACGGCGCCTGGCACAGCGGGCGGAGCTGGGACCGGGTGGTCCCGCTGCTGGAAGCGGCCGGGCACCGGGTGTTCGCGCCGTCGCTGACCGGCTATGGCGACAAGGCGTCCCTGCTGAGCCCCGAAGTGGGGCTCGGCACCCATGTCGGCGAGATCGCGGGCTTGATCGAGGACGAGCGTCTCGACGACGTCGTGCTCGTCGGGCACAGCTACGCCGGGATGGTCATCTCGGGTGTGTCCGGCCGGGTCCCGGAACGGATCGCGCGCCTGGTGTTCCTCGACGCGATGGTCCCCGAGGACGGCGAAACCGCGGTCGACGTCATTCCGGTCACGAAACAGCTGGTCGACGCCGCCGTCGACGGCTGGCGGGTTCCGCCGTTGCCGGAACAGCCGCCGCCGCTGGGCCTGTTCGGCGTGACCGACCCCGGCGACGTCGCCTGGTTGCGCTCGATGCTATCCGACCAGCCGGTGGGCTGCCTCGTGGAACCGGTCCGGCTGGACAACCCGGCCGCGCGCACGATCCCGCGCACGCACATCCACTCCGTCGGCAACCGGCCGCCGGACATCACCCGCCGCCCCGTCCCCGCGAACGAACCGGTACGAGAGCTGCCGACCGGCCACGACAGCATGATCACCATGCCCGCCGAACTCACCGAACTCCTGCTCGAGGCAGCCCAGCCGCCACGGTAA